A single Tenacibaculum sp. Bg11-29 DNA region contains:
- a CDS encoding TetR/AcrR family transcriptional regulator — protein sequence MPKVETFNKEAVIKQATEVFHRKSYSLTSMQDLVDATGLNRSSIYNSFGSKLDLYMVCLKDYQASFKCTVEKVLSNVNSPIQAIEAIFNLNIKNNKVNNNIGCLINNCTSEMANQEVTINNFLNNNHKNMIQLFQELIEKGQQEGSINNNNSSHGYALYLLNAIQGLSISGILMNDYNKLEGIVKTTLSILK from the coding sequence ATGCCAAAAGTAGAAACATTTAATAAAGAAGCTGTAATAAAACAGGCAACTGAAGTTTTTCATCGTAAAAGCTACAGTTTAACATCTATGCAAGATCTAGTAGATGCCACTGGTTTAAACCGTTCGAGTATATATAATTCTTTTGGTAGCAAACTTGACCTTTATATGGTTTGCTTAAAGGATTATCAAGCTTCTTTTAAATGTACTGTTGAAAAAGTATTAAGTAATGTAAATTCTCCTATTCAAGCAATAGAAGCTATTTTTAACTTAAATATTAAAAATAATAAAGTAAATAATAACATAGGTTGCTTAATTAATAATTGTACTTCAGAAATGGCCAATCAAGAAGTTACAATTAATAACTTTTTGAATAATAATCATAAAAATATGATTCAATTATTTCAAGAACTTATAGAAAAAGGACAACAAGAAGGTTCTATTAATAATAATAATTCTTCTCATGGATATGCATTATACTTACTAAACGCTATTCAAGGTTTAAGTATTTCTGGTATTTTAATGAACGATTATAATAAACTAGAGGGCATAGTGAAAACAACCCTTTCTATATTAAAATAA
- a CDS encoding SDR family NAD(P)-dependent oxidoreductase: MNKLQNKVAVITGANSGIGLATAKLFLKHGAKVVLAGRRENALKEATKNLSGDFITIVADVSIEEDNITLIQKTIEKYGNIDILYLNAGVAPVAPTTDITAAHYNEVFDINVKGPMLATKEALPHMNDKGSILFTNSIVHQKGFDGLSVYSASKGALRAYARVLTSEVKSRGIRVNSIAPGPIDTPIYGKMGLPQEVVEEMGKGFASQVPLGRFGTAEEIANTALFLASDDASYINGVELEVDGGLSQI; the protein is encoded by the coding sequence ATGAATAAATTACAAAACAAGGTAGCTGTAATCACAGGTGCAAATAGTGGAATTGGTTTAGCAACAGCTAAACTGTTTTTAAAACACGGAGCAAAAGTTGTATTAGCAGGCAGAAGAGAGAATGCTTTAAAAGAAGCAACAAAAAACTTATCTGGTGATTTTATAACTATTGTTGCAGATGTATCTATAGAGGAAGATAATATAACACTAATCCAAAAAACTATTGAGAAATATGGTAATATAGATATTCTATATTTAAATGCTGGAGTTGCTCCTGTTGCTCCTACTACTGACATTACAGCTGCGCATTATAATGAAGTTTTTGACATTAACGTTAAAGGACCAATGCTAGCGACAAAAGAAGCTTTACCACATATGAATGATAAAGGTAGTATACTATTTACAAATTCTATTGTTCATCAAAAAGGTTTTGATGGTTTATCTGTTTACTCTGCTAGTAAAGGTGCGTTAAGAGCGTATGCTAGAGTACTAACTTCTGAAGTAAAATCGAGAGGTATACGTGTAAATTCAATTGCACCAGGTCCTATAGATACTCCTATTTATGGAAAAATGGGGTTACCACAAGAAGTTGTTGAAGAAATGGGTAAAGGGTTTGCTAGCCAAGTACCTTTAGGTAGATTCGGAACTGCTGAAGAAATTGCTAATACAGCATTATTCTTAGCTTCAGACGATGCTTCATATATTAACGGGGTTGAGTTAGAAGTTGATGGAGGTTTAAGTCAAATATAA
- a CDS encoding DMT family transporter produces the protein MRLKNNFTYGVLLGILGIVLFSSKAVMVKLVYRYDVDAISALLLRMLFSFPFYILIAYYYRNENKEITNTRKDYLWIFFFGFVGYYLASFFDFVGLTYIKASLERIILFIYPTIVLLFNKLFFKQPINKKQRLAIFITYLGIVITFGSEVSISGSNTYLGGFFVLLSAITYASYLVGSGWLIPKFGVMRFTAFAMLISCICVFIHFGITSNVNIFSFSWQVYALGFLIAVFATVIPSFLVSISIKLINSSNFAIVAGVGPISTIILATIFLNETVTMLQVGGIIIVISGILLISKSKKK, from the coding sequence ATGAGATTAAAAAATAACTTTACGTATGGTGTATTATTAGGGATTTTAGGAATCGTTTTATTTTCTTCTAAAGCTGTAATGGTAAAACTCGTATATAGATACGATGTAGATGCAATTAGTGCTTTATTGTTGAGAATGCTTTTTTCTTTTCCTTTTTATATACTAATTGCGTATTATTATAGGAATGAAAATAAAGAGATAACGAATACAAGAAAAGATTATTTATGGATCTTTTTTTTCGGTTTTGTTGGTTATTACTTAGCTAGTTTTTTTGATTTTGTAGGCTTAACATATATCAAAGCGAGTTTAGAACGTATCATTTTATTTATATACCCAACAATTGTATTGTTGTTTAATAAGTTATTCTTTAAACAACCTATAAATAAAAAACAAAGACTCGCCATTTTTATTACCTATTTAGGTATCGTAATTACATTTGGAAGCGAAGTAAGTATTTCAGGAAGCAATACTTATTTAGGAGGTTTCTTTGTGTTGTTAAGTGCAATAACTTATGCCTCATATTTGGTAGGAAGTGGTTGGTTAATTCCGAAATTTGGTGTTATGCGTTTTACGGCGTTTGCAATGTTAATATCATGTATTTGCGTTTTTATACATTTTGGAATTACCTCAAATGTAAATATTTTTAGCTTTTCATGGCAGGTATATGCTTTGGGTTTTCTTATAGCCGTTTTTGCGACGGTTATTCCGTCATTTTTGGTTTCAATATCTATAAAATTAATAAATTCGTCAAACTTTGCCATTGTTGCAGGAGTAGGGCCAATATCAACAATTATACTTGCTACTATTTTCTTAAATGAAACAGTAACGATGCTACAAGTAGGAGGGATTATAATAGTCATATCAGGAATTTTATTAATTTCAAAAAGCAAGAAAAAGTAG
- the ychF gene encoding redox-regulated ATPase YchF: MKAGIVGLPNVGKSTLFNCLSNAKAQSANFPFCTIEPNIGVVNVPDPRIQVLEGMVNPERVMPATVEIVDIAGLVKGASKGEGLGNQFLANIRETDAIIHVLRCFDNDNIIHVDASIDPIRDKETIDIELQLKDLETVQKRLERVKRTAKTGNKEAQIELEILLKVEETLLQGVSVRAIEFSEKDNEIVKSLQFITAKPVLYVCNVDEGAAVNGNDYVTKVREAVKDENAEVIVLAVGTEADITELDDYEEREMFLADMGLKEAGASVLIRAAYKLLNLQTYFTVGVKEVRAWTINVGDTAPQAAGVIHTDFEKGFIRAEVTKYEDYTSLGGEQKVKEAGKLGVEGKEYIVQDGDIMNFRFNV, from the coding sequence ATGAAAGCAGGAATTGTAGGGTTACCAAATGTAGGAAAATCAACATTATTTAATTGTTTATCAAATGCAAAAGCGCAAAGTGCAAATTTTCCGTTTTGTACTATTGAGCCAAACATCGGTGTTGTAAATGTACCTGATCCTAGAATTCAGGTTTTAGAGGGGATGGTTAATCCTGAAAGAGTAATGCCGGCAACAGTTGAGATTGTTGATATTGCAGGATTGGTAAAAGGAGCAAGTAAAGGTGAAGGTTTAGGAAACCAATTTTTAGCAAATATTCGTGAAACAGATGCAATTATTCACGTATTACGTTGTTTTGATAATGATAATATTATTCATGTTGATGCTTCAATAGACCCTATTAGAGATAAAGAAACTATTGATATTGAATTACAATTAAAAGATTTAGAAACTGTTCAAAAACGTTTAGAACGTGTAAAAAGAACAGCTAAAACAGGGAATAAAGAAGCGCAAATAGAACTAGAAATCTTATTAAAAGTTGAAGAAACTTTATTACAAGGAGTTTCTGTAAGAGCTATTGAGTTTTCAGAAAAAGATAATGAAATTGTTAAATCATTACAGTTTATTACTGCAAAACCAGTATTATATGTTTGTAATGTTGATGAAGGTGCTGCTGTTAACGGTAATGACTATGTTACTAAAGTAAGAGAAGCTGTAAAAGATGAAAATGCAGAAGTAATTGTTTTAGCTGTAGGTACAGAAGCTGATATTACTGAATTAGATGATTATGAAGAGCGTGAAATGTTTTTAGCCGATATGGGGTTAAAAGAAGCTGGTGCTTCTGTTTTAATTAGAGCTGCTTATAAATTATTAAATCTACAAACCTATTTTACGGTAGGAGTAAAAGAAGTAAGAGCTTGGACTATAAATGTTGGTGATACAGCGCCGCAAGCAGCTGGAGTTATTCATACGGATTTTGAAAAAGGATTTATTCGTGCAGAAGTAACTAAATATGAGGATTATACTTCTTTAGGGGGAGAGCAAAAAGTAAAAGAAGCTGGTAAATTAGGCGTAGAAGGAAAAGAATACATCGTTCAAGATGGTGATATTATGAATTTTAGATTCAACGTGTAA
- a CDS encoding T9SS type A sorting domain-containing protein yields the protein MYKKLHLQLILFLFITSISFAQNTNHFSGDNTGQGAEYNTFYGDSIANGAGGTGSKYNTFMGFAAGKKITTSSLWNTFIGYKAGFNSTTADGNIFMGYEAGYNNTTAVDNIFIGFRAGYATVNRSDNTFIGDAAGFSNFEGDDNTFLGEVAGAQNYSGDDNTYIGHKAGAGGVYDISSTKAPNTDTEHSGSDNTFVGSEAGFNITSGDRNTAIGNQAGYDLNSRSGVTLALRKEASYNTFVGDSSGVDVGSGSYNTFIGQAAGAATEYGSYNTFVGARAGWDNNRTNDVGGANYNTYLGFEAGFSNRKGHDNIGIGSKADYIYSGSSINVSRALFIGTNTKVKRDDAILIGHEAKSEHYRNMTIGNYGYNNGLETISIGHKNYAPNGSHYSVLIGANDTITKANSVGLGYKVSVKGDFSTAIGNNVRIEDGLSYASAIGAGSKATLSNTMILGGITATDRVTVGIGTNAPNIKSSIHLADTDKGFLLNRLTTAQRTTLTSSLSLVEIGMLVYDSEEKSLLAWNGTAWESAINTDNQDLTINTTSNVLSLTNDTSTIDLSAYKDNTDTQNLSLSGNNVLISGGNSLDLSDFKDNTDNQDLAINTTSNVLSLTNDATTIDLSAYKDNTDNQDLTINTTSNVLSLTNDTTTIDLSAYKDNTDNQDLTINTTSNVLSLTNDATTIDLSAYKDNTDSQNLSFSGDNIVISGGNSLDLSDFKDNTDNQDLTINTTSNILSLTNDATTIDLSAYKDNTDSQNLSLTGDNIVISGGNSLDLSDFKDNTDNQDLTINTTSNILSLTNDTTTIDLSAYKDNTDNQDLTINTTSNILSLTNDTTTIDLSAYKDNTDNQDLTINTTSNILSLTNDATTIDLSAYKDNTDNQNLTLTGTSLSIADGNSIDLAVLKDGIGTDNQDLTTVLTGNILQIDIQNGNSVSVDLSPILAAHESKINNLIERIERIESCACDGNIPQNRNPEAALYQNVPNPSSLETKIAFYIPENVTTAYLKIHNNIGQFIQKVMINNRGENSIIYDNEFLSSGVYIYTLYTDGVKINSKRMIVK from the coding sequence ATGTACAAAAAACTACACCTTCAGTTAATTTTATTCCTCTTTATTACTTCAATAAGTTTTGCTCAAAACACCAATCATTTTTCTGGGGACAACACAGGTCAAGGCGCGGAGTACAATACTTTTTACGGCGATTCTATAGCAAATGGTGCTGGAGGTACTGGAAGTAAATACAATACATTTATGGGTTTTGCTGCTGGTAAAAAAATAACAACATCATCACTTTGGAATACTTTTATAGGCTATAAAGCTGGTTTTAATAGTACAACTGCAGATGGTAATATTTTTATGGGATATGAAGCTGGTTATAATAATACAACAGCTGTAGATAATATTTTTATAGGTTTTAGGGCAGGTTATGCTACTGTAAATAGAAGTGACAATACATTTATAGGTGATGCTGCAGGGTTTTCTAATTTTGAAGGGGACGATAATACTTTTCTAGGTGAAGTTGCTGGAGCACAGAATTACTCAGGAGATGATAATACATATATAGGTCATAAAGCAGGTGCAGGAGGAGTCTATGATATTTCATCAACTAAAGCACCGAATACAGATACTGAACACTCAGGATCAGATAATACATTTGTAGGTTCAGAAGCTGGTTTTAACATAACAAGTGGTGACAGAAATACTGCTATTGGTAATCAAGCTGGTTATGATCTAAATAGTCGCTCAGGTGTTACTCTTGCCCTTAGAAAAGAAGCCAGTTATAATACATTTGTAGGAGATTCTTCTGGTGTTGATGTTGGTAGTGGCTCTTATAATACTTTTATTGGTCAAGCAGCAGGTGCAGCTACTGAATATGGTAGTTACAATACATTTGTTGGTGCCAGAGCGGGATGGGATAATAATAGAACAAATGATGTAGGAGGAGCCAATTACAATACCTATTTAGGTTTTGAAGCTGGTTTTTCGAACAGAAAGGGCCACGATAATATAGGAATTGGTTCTAAAGCAGATTATATTTATAGTGGAAGTTCTATCAATGTTAGTAGAGCTTTGTTTATTGGTACCAATACTAAAGTTAAACGAGATGATGCTATTTTAATTGGGCATGAAGCTAAATCAGAACATTATAGAAATATGACTATTGGTAATTATGGGTATAATAATGGGCTAGAAACCATAAGTATTGGTCATAAAAATTACGCGCCAAATGGATCACATTATTCCGTTTTAATAGGTGCTAATGATACCATTACTAAGGCTAACTCCGTCGGTTTAGGATATAAAGTAAGTGTTAAAGGAGATTTTTCTACCGCTATTGGTAACAATGTTCGTATTGAGGATGGCTTAAGTTATGCCTCTGCTATAGGTGCAGGATCTAAGGCAACACTAAGTAATACCATGATTTTAGGTGGTATTACAGCTACCGATAGAGTTACTGTAGGAATTGGAACGAATGCTCCAAATATAAAATCGAGTATTCATTTAGCTGATACTGATAAAGGTTTTTTACTAAATAGATTAACAACCGCTCAAAGAACCACATTAACAAGTAGTTTAAGTCTAGTCGAAATTGGTATGTTAGTGTATGATTCTGAAGAAAAATCGCTCCTAGCATGGAATGGTACAGCATGGGAATCTGCAATTAATACCGATAATCAAGATTTAACTATTAATACAACTTCTAATGTATTAAGTTTAACAAACGATACTTCAACCATTGACTTGTCTGCTTATAAAGACAATACGGATACCCAAAATTTAAGTTTGTCTGGAAATAACGTTTTAATCTCTGGTGGAAATTCTTTAGACCTTTCTGATTTTAAAGACAATACGGATAATCAAGATTTAGCTATCAATACAACTTCTAATGTATTAAGTTTAACCAATGATGCTACAACTATTGATTTATCTGCTTACAAAGACAATACGGATAATCAAGATTTAACTATCAACACAACTTCTAATGTATTAAGTTTAACCAATGATACTACAACTATTGATTTATCTGCTTACAAAGACAATACGGATAATCAAGATTTAACTATCAACACAACTTCTAATGTATTAAGTTTAACCAATGATGCTACAACTATTGATTTATCTGCTTATAAGGACAATACGGATAGCCAAAACTTAAGCTTCTCTGGAGATAACATTGTAATTTCAGGAGGGAATTCTTTAGACCTTTCTGATTTTAAAGACAATACGGATAATCAAGACTTAACTATTAACACAACCTCTAATATATTAAGTTTAACTAACGATGCTACAACTATTGATTTATCTGCTTATAAGGACAACACAGATAGTCAAAACTTAAGCCTCACTGGAGATAATATTGTAATTTCAGGAGGGAATTCTTTAGACCTTTCTGATTTTAAAGACAATACGGATAATCAAGACTTAACTATTAACACAACTTCTAATATATTAAGTTTAACTAACGATACTACAACTATTGATTTGTCTGCTTATAAAGACAATACGGATAATCAAGACTTAACTATTAACACAACTTCTAATATATTAAGTTTAACTAACGATACTACAACTATTGATTTGTCTGCTTATAAAGACAATACAGATAATCAAGACTTAACAATTAATACAACCTCTAATATATTAAGTTTAACTAACGATGCTACAACTATTGATTTATCTGCTTATAAGGATAATACAGATAATCAAAATCTTACTTTAACAGGAACATCATTAAGTATTGCTGATGGAAACTCAATTGACTTAGCTGTTTTAAAAGATGGTATTGGAACAGATAATCAAGATTTAACAACTGTTTTAACAGGTAATATACTACAAATAGATATTCAAAATGGAAATTCAGTTTCAGTAGACTTATCTCCTATTTTAGCAGCTCATGAATCTAAAATAAATAACTTAATAGAAAGAATAGAAAGAATAGAAAGCTGTGCTTGTGATGGTAATATCCCTCAAAATAGAAATCCAGAAGCAGCTCTTTATCAAAATGTTCCTAATCCATCTTCACTAGAAACTAAAATAGCTTTCTATATTCCTGAAAACGTTACTACAGCATACTTGAAAATACATAATAATATTGGTCAATTCATCCAAAAAGTAATGATTAATAATAGAGGTGAAAATAGTATTATCTACGATAATGAATTTTTATCTTCAGGTGTTTATATATACACATTATATACTGATGGAGTAAAGATTAACTCTAAAAGAATGATTGTAAAATAA
- a CDS encoding DUF2461 domain-containing protein, protein MQIEKSTFQFLKDLKGNNNRDWFAESKSLYDLSLLNAKEVFSNIHQNVELHDEIEKQKIYRIYRDVRFSKDKTPYNPRFAVSYSRGGKHLRGGYFLQIKPGDTILGGGFWQPEKEDLLRIRKEFELDATEIREILAEEDFVKHFGGKLEGDELKTAPKGFDKEHKSIDLIKKKGFIAIRRFTDKEVMSKNFVNEIDASFKALRPYFNLMSDILTTNLNGESLIE, encoded by the coding sequence ATGCAAATAGAAAAATCTACTTTTCAATTTTTAAAAGACTTAAAGGGAAATAATAATCGTGATTGGTTTGCAGAAAGTAAGAGTTTGTATGATCTTTCTTTACTTAATGCAAAAGAAGTTTTTTCTAATATTCATCAAAATGTAGAATTACATGATGAAATTGAAAAACAAAAAATATATAGAATATACAGAGATGTACGTTTTTCAAAAGATAAAACTCCTTATAACCCTCGTTTTGCAGTTTCATATTCAAGAGGAGGAAAGCATTTGCGTGGTGGCTATTTTTTACAAATAAAACCTGGAGACACTATTTTAGGAGGAGGGTTTTGGCAGCCTGAAAAAGAAGATTTACTTCGTATTCGTAAAGAATTTGAATTAGATGCTACTGAAATAAGAGAGATATTAGCAGAGGAAGATTTTGTGAAGCACTTTGGTGGGAAATTAGAAGGAGATGAATTGAAAACGGCTCCTAAAGGATTTGATAAAGAACATAAATCTATCGATTTAATAAAGAAGAAAGGTTTTATAGCTATTCGTAGGTTTACAGATAAAGAAGTAATGTCTAAAAATTTTGTAAATGAAATTGACGCCTCATTTAAAGCACTCCGACCTTATTTTAATTTAATGAGCGATATACTTACTACTAATTTAAATGGAGAAAGTTTAATAGAGTAA
- a CDS encoding TonB-dependent receptor, with product MKRQHFFLICFLFLGIQLISAQVQIKGTIKDISNNPLPGANILEKGTNNGGSSDLDGNFNISVAPNAVLIISFSGFETQEVALNGKINFSIILKEGLELDEIVIIGSRNPSRSAIDSPVPIDIVDIKELAASSPQVNLNQILNFVAPSFTSNTQTISDGTDHVDPASLRGLGPDQVLVLINGKRRHTSSLINVNGTFGRGSVGTDLNAIPASAIKRLEVLRDGAAAQYGSDAIAGVINIVLNETVNELSMSVTTGANFSKNANSQTGGVDGETTNVSASYGLPLGEKGGFITFSGDFDVRKSYNRMKEWEGGIFNGFNAVERLANTTGYNSSDFLSLGTIPSRGSDLTIPDYVMNSDELALFSDLQGFASTAGYVTPTTGTDTERFRALQSLLETDATSSELAARGLQRTDFNMRVGQSKVRGGRFFANFKLPLDDNATELYSFAGMSSRDGNSAGFYRLPSQSRTFTPAYINGFLPEINSTISDQSLAIGIKGKIGEWSVDFSNTYGKNAFNFIIGNTYNASQGNASRTTFDAGGFAFSQNTTNLDIAKFYENTFDGFGVAFGGEYRLENYEIISGEEASYTQYQADGSAFNGVTGTTPLKDFFGNSRPGGSQVFPGFGPKNELDRARSSVATYVDLDAKFSDVFSTTFATRYENYSDFGSTLNFKLASIYKASDNFRIRASFNTGFRAPSLHQLNYNSTSTIFQDGVPVEVGTFSNDSKAAQLLGIPKLKEETSNSFSAGFTAKLPESNLSFTVDGYIVNIADRVVYTGQFKPTLDASGVPVDAANAELQTLLTQANATAAAFFANAIDTKSTGVDVVITHKATFGENTKLKTDLSGTFSQTRQEGGINSSQILKDAGQESTYFPEDSRIYLEEAVPRAKVNLTNNLTTGKFNIFFRNVYFGKVSEATSSIANQQEFSSKIVTDLSVGYKATENLTLTVGANNLLDIYPDRAIEANRSGGRFDWSRRSQQFGISGRFLFARVSFNLK from the coding sequence ATGAAAAGACAACATTTTTTTTTAATTTGTTTTTTATTCTTAGGCATACAACTAATAAGTGCCCAAGTACAAATTAAAGGAACAATCAAAGACATCAGTAATAATCCTTTACCAGGCGCCAATATCCTAGAAAAAGGGACTAACAACGGTGGTTCATCTGATTTAGATGGTAATTTTAACATTAGTGTAGCTCCTAATGCAGTATTAATTATTAGTTTTTCTGGTTTTGAAACTCAAGAGGTTGCCCTTAATGGAAAAATAAATTTTAGTATTATTCTTAAGGAAGGCTTAGAGCTAGATGAGATTGTAATTATAGGTTCTAGAAACCCCAGTAGATCAGCCATTGATTCTCCAGTACCTATTGACATTGTCGATATAAAAGAATTAGCGGCTTCCTCGCCACAAGTAAATTTAAACCAAATTTTAAATTTTGTAGCTCCTTCATTTACCTCTAATACACAAACAATTTCAGATGGAACAGATCATGTTGATCCTGCTTCATTAAGGGGGTTAGGGCCTGACCAAGTATTAGTCTTAATAAACGGAAAAAGAAGACACACTTCTTCTTTAATAAATGTAAATGGTACTTTTGGTAGAGGTTCTGTGGGTACAGATCTAAACGCAATACCTGCTTCTGCTATTAAAAGATTAGAAGTATTAAGAGACGGTGCTGCTGCACAATATGGTTCTGATGCTATTGCGGGTGTTATTAACATTGTTTTAAACGAAACTGTCAATGAATTATCTATGTCTGTTACTACAGGTGCAAACTTTAGTAAAAACGCGAATTCTCAAACAGGTGGTGTAGATGGTGAAACGACTAACGTTAGCGCTAGCTACGGATTACCTTTAGGTGAAAAAGGTGGTTTTATTACTTTCTCTGGGGATTTTGATGTACGTAAATCATACAACAGAATGAAAGAATGGGAAGGCGGTATTTTTAATGGATTCAATGCTGTTGAAAGATTAGCAAATACAACTGGTTACAATTCTTCAGATTTTTTATCTTTAGGAACCATACCTTCTAGAGGATCAGACTTAACAATACCTGATTATGTTATGAATAGTGATGAATTAGCTTTGTTTTCTGACCTACAAGGATTTGCTAGTACAGCAGGATACGTAACACCAACTACAGGAACAGATACAGAAAGATTCAGAGCTTTACAAAGTTTATTAGAAACAGATGCTACCTCTTCTGAATTAGCAGCAAGAGGTTTACAAAGAACTGATTTTAATATGAGAGTAGGTCAATCTAAAGTACGTGGAGGTCGATTCTTTGCGAACTTTAAACTCCCTTTAGATGACAATGCCACAGAATTATATTCTTTTGCAGGGATGAGCTCTAGAGATGGTAATTCTGCTGGTTTTTACCGACTACCAAGCCAAAGTAGAACATTTACCCCTGCGTATATTAATGGTTTTTTACCAGAAATTAACTCAACGATTTCTGATCAATCATTAGCTATAGGTATTAAAGGTAAAATTGGTGAATGGAGTGTCGATTTTTCAAATACCTATGGTAAAAATGCTTTTAATTTTATAATTGGTAATACGTACAATGCTTCTCAAGGAAATGCATCAAGAACAACTTTTGATGCTGGTGGATTTGCTTTTTCTCAAAATACGACTAATTTAGATATAGCTAAGTTTTACGAAAATACCTTTGATGGTTTTGGTGTCGCTTTTGGTGGTGAATATAGGCTTGAAAATTACGAAATTATTTCTGGTGAAGAAGCTTCTTATACACAATATCAAGCTGACGGTTCGGCCTTTAATGGTGTTACTGGTACAACTCCTTTAAAAGACTTTTTTGGAAACTCAAGACCAGGAGGCTCTCAGGTATTTCCAGGATTTGGTCCAAAAAATGAATTAGATAGAGCTCGTAGTAGTGTTGCTACCTATGTAGATTTAGATGCTAAGTTTTCTGACGTATTCTCAACTACTTTTGCAACACGTTATGAAAATTATTCAGATTTTGGTTCTACGCTGAACTTTAAATTAGCCTCTATATATAAAGCTTCTGACAATTTTAGAATTAGAGCGTCTTTTAATACTGGCTTTAGAGCTCCATCATTACATCAATTAAACTACAATTCTACTTCTACGATTTTCCAAGACGGTGTACCTGTTGAAGTTGGTACTTTTTCGAATGATAGCAAAGCAGCGCAATTATTAGGGATTCCTAAATTAAAAGAAGAAACATCAAATAGTTTTAGTGCAGGTTTTACAGCGAAGTTACCAGAATCTAATCTTTCATTTACCGTAGATGGTTATATTGTAAATATTGCTGACAGAGTAGTATATACAGGTCAGTTTAAACCGACACTTGATGCTAGCGGTGTACCAGTTGATGCAGCAAATGCAGAATTGCAAACTTTACTAACTCAAGCAAATGCAACAGCAGCTGCATTCTTTGCAAATGCTATAGATACAAAATCTACAGGAGTAGATGTTGTAATTACGCACAAAGCAACTTTTGGAGAAAACACAAAATTAAAAACTGACTTATCAGGAACTTTTTCTCAGACAAGACAAGAAGGCGGAATTAACTCTTCACAAATTTTAAAAGATGCAGGACAAGAAAGTACTTATTTTCCTGAAGATAGTAGAATTTATTTAGAAGAAGCAGTACCAAGAGCTAAAGTAAACTTAACCAATAATTTAACTACAGGTAAATTTAATATTTTCTTTAGAAATGTGTATTTTGGCAAAGTATCTGAAGCAACAAGTTCAATAGCTAATCAACAAGAATTTAGTTCTAAAATTGTTACTGATTTATCCGTTGGTTACAAAGCTACAGAAAACTTAACGTTAACAGTAGGTGCTAATAATTTATTAGATATTTACCCAGATAGAGCTATTGAAGCTAACCGTAGTGGAGGTCGTTTTGATTGGTCTAGAAGATCTCAACAATTTGGTATTAGTGGTCGATTCTTATTTGCTAGAGTTAGCTTTAATTTAAAATAA